The genomic DNA ATGAGTCCATCTGCCACCAGCAAGCCCGAAGGGGCGTGTCCTTGAACTGCCAGAGAGTGGAGTCCATGGATCGTAGCCAGGATGGGACCCGTGGtgggaaaagcaaaacagaagCAGTTTAGTCCAAGTAAAGGTTGTGATGATCCCTCCAGCTCTAATCTCCTCAGGTCTGTAACATGGAATGTAGAGATCAGCTGCCGTATCCTGACATCTTTTAATGCTGAGTAGCTAATCCCCTGGCGCGGGAACCTCTCCACTCTCTTACACCAtctgctgctgcacgtgggctgcACCCCGGTTAAGCCCACGTCCCCTGTGGAAGGCAATGGAAGAGAAAACGCACAGGTCCTTTTCAGTCCCACCTTTCTCTCCCTAACATTCGTCAACCTgttttttcctcatttgcaaagtgGAGATGGCATAACTCCCAGGGCTGGGGAAAGGTCTGGCACAAGAGACAagtgtaaataaatgtttgagaaCTCTGAATCTGTGATTTTAGATACGTGAAGGTATTCCGGGTAACCAGTGCCCTCCCTGAATCGCGTTATCCTTTTGCCAAAAATTGTAACTCTACTAACTTTGAGTGTAtctaggaaagaaaaagcaaacttaACTCCTATTAAAATGTCATTCAGCCTCCCCGGCCCAGTCCAGGCCGAGAGCGCCCGCCTGCTGCTTCCGCTCTCCGCGCAAGCGCCCGAAGCTCGGCCGGAGAGCGGCAGAGCCGCCGGCGGGGCCGGGAGAGGAGCGGGCGCCGCTGGCCGGGAAGGTGCTGGAGGCCACGGTCCGCGTGTTGAAGGTGCAGCTCCCCGCGTTATCTTAAGGAGCTCCCAGTCCCCGAGAGCATTACCAGGATCGCCCGGCTCACAGTTTCAGAATGGCTTTGATTATTGCCTTTCCTCCGTGTACTTGCACTACCTTGCGGTTCGTCCATTCCTCCCAAAGAAAAAGCAGCAGAAGGATAACTTGATTAATcttaaaatacaaaaggaaaatccCAAAGTGGTGAATGAAATAACCATTGAAGATTTGTGTCTTACTGAAGCAGCTAATTGTAGGTGTTGGCGTTCTAAGACGTTTCCTGCCTGTGATGGTTCACACGATAAACACAACAAATTGGAGATAATGTGCATCCACTAATACTGAAGAAGTATAATAGTAATGAATTAGGATGGAATTCAATTCTGTGCTGTAAAATCTTATAACagtatttttccattctttgttTATAGAAGATCTTTCAAATGGTAGTCTTAAGTATCGCTACTGGTTGAATAATTATTTCTGCCAATTTATTTTACACTACTGTTTATATTTGACACTTTGTATATTCAGTCATTTATATAGAATTAAATCGTGCAACACTTTCACTCTGATTTCAAAGAATTAATGTATCTTCCTACAATAAAAcgaacactttttatttttaaaataaaataaaataaaatgtccttcactctgttctctcctttttatgcctttttttccAGATGATAACAAAAAGTAATCCAGATGGGGTGCAGGTGCTGTAAAATGCTACAAAGGTAACATTGAACAAAATGTCCCATCCGAATGGAGGAATTTGTGATTACTATGCAGGCACTTTAAACACCCTGCATGGGTTCAATGCATTCACCCAGCTTGGGGCATGACCACCATTGCCAGGAAATTAAGAGTTTGGAACCACTTTAATGTCATTTAAAAGAACACAAGGCctggatttttaaacattttttgtgcaATGCTCAGAGTGTGTTGGGAACGCTGTCTTTCTCTGAGGCTGAATTTGGTTTGGATTGAatttacatttctccagagagctTCAATGCAAAGAAAAGTTTGAGTTTTTGAAGATGCCTGAAATGGCATCACTGAAAACACCCCAGTCACATATGTGCTTTTAATTTTGTCCAGATTCTATTTCATAAAAATTTGGGCAACATAAATATAATTCTGtataaaataaaggggaaaaattaaCTGATGATTTTGCTTCCTTGACAAAACTCTCTTTATTATGTTAGTTCTGTTccgtatctatatctatctatatatagctagatataggtatatagacacacacacacctacatacatatataagttTTATTCCACTATAATTATAATCTGATGTTAGGCtctattcaaaaaaatatttattgtaagtATCTTTCCTGCTAGTCCAGACTTCATATTTTAATTactacataatattccattgagggGTTGAACCATCAGTTCTGAACCAGTTATTTTCCTGTTGttggatatttgttttatttatttacattttttgtttgtttttcaatttcatGACCCACTTTGTTCTGTAACTTCTTCCTGCCCTTTTTTGAATCTCTTCTTAAGATCTATTTCCAGTTGGTAGAACATTTTTATACcaactatatatatttaatgagGCACACATATAGACTTAAAAGAGTAATCATGGAAATTTATAGGAATTGTAGAAAACAGCAGAGCCTGTAGTAGATATATTAATAATGAAAGTTATTAATAAAGTTAATACTTAACCCGACTGGTCTCCCTTCTTCTCACCCCAGCTATCTCTTGGATCCAGTTCAAGTGCCCTCCCCTGGTTATGTCAACGAAGTAAACAGCTGCAAGTTAGATGAAGACGATGCCGTTAAGTTAAAAGGCAAACAGAGCCGCGAAGTGCTGGTACACAAGGATGACCCTCCGAGCGAGAGCTCCAAGAGGACCACGAGCAGGTACCAAACGGCTGCTCTACAGGAGCCCTGCGGGCCGCCCCAAGGACCGCTTCTCCCGGGGGACACGGCCGGGGGACCCTGCGCTGAGAAGACTGGCGGGGCCGTCAATGGCCTCGGCCCCGCTGCTGCCCTGCAGCTCGCTGGCGATCCCGGGTGCCCCCAGGGGGACAGGGGCTCCTGGGCCAGTGCCACAAACAAGGGTCACACGACTCGGCCCTTCCTTGGAGGAGGAAGTGCCAGGCAACCGGACTGCGTGCTGCTGGCTTCAGGAGAGACCCGTGTCATCGGAAACGGCGACTCCAGCGCGTCTTGCGCGGCAGGGCATCCCGCCTGGGAAATCCCAGACCACGTCCTCCAGATACCCGCCCCCGATTACCCTCAGCTGTGGGGCTCAGCCGACGACGACGACGCAGATCACGTTGATCGCGAAGAAAAGGACTGCCTTTTCAAGAGCCACACAGAGGAGGAGCCCGGGCAGGGCGCTCCCCCCGGGGCGGGGGAGCGTGGTTTGAATATGCCCTTCTCGGTGAAGAGAAGCTGGGATTCGTTAAACGAGGCCGTGGCAACTGAAGTTCTAAGTGTATACTTTAAAGAAGAGGATCCTGCACAGGACGTACCTGTGGTCGATTCGAGAAACGGGTGGGAGGAGACCCAGGGCTCCCCTGGAGATGCGAGTGGGGAGACGGCGGATGAGGACGCAGAGGTGGCCGAAGCCCTGGCCGCTTTAGAGGCAGCTACTGCGGGAGAAGATGTGGACGAGGCAGAGTAGGGGAGCGGCTTTGCGCCGGCAAGGAAGCCAGCGTTGCGCTGGGCGTATGGGGCTGGGTTTGCTCCTTAGACACAGAGCTGATGACTGCAGCGCAGATGGGTGCAGCCTTACCGGTGGTTGACACCCAGCAGCTGTTCTGATGGCTGTGAGCGCCTGGGCCACACCGCTTGTTAAACATGGAGAGTACCACCGTCTAGGTGGGCTAAAACTCGAGACACGAGAATAAAAGTCAGAGTGGGCCACAGTGCTCGTGTCCACAGCGCATGCAGACATTAAACAGCCTGCTCGGCACCCCGCATGACTCCCCCAGAACATCTGGTGCAGATGTCCCTGAGGATGCGCTGACGTCCCAGCGCTTAATCCCAAGGGCTTAAGGTTCACAGAACATTCTGTTTGACTCTAAATTCTCTATCTTGCTTTTGAGAGCCAAACGTTATACCCAACCCGAGAAAGGTAACTACCCCCACTTAAAGTGCCTAATGTATGGTTTACCTGCAGGGACAATCACCCAGGGAACTAATAACTAACCACTTGTTGGACCGGGGGGTGAAGCTCAGCAGCTTCCAGGGTGGAGCACGAGCCGCCCGTAAACACATGGTTAGTCATTAGCTGTGATATCAGGACACCTTGaccttaatttttttacattattactttttaatctcCTGTGGGATTGGGAAGTCTggtcaaaataattatttaaactgCTTGTGTCAAATTCAGGTTTTCATGAGATTTGGAACAGCAAAGAGATAGATGGAGTGTTTTGTGCCATGTTAATGTCTGATTGTGATTAAAATATAGCaacatatgtgtctgtgtgtcttaaCTCAAAAGTGCTTCTAATTTTCCCAGACTGAGCATTAGTGACCCTTGatgtttctttccatttaaacAGCTAGACTATTAAATTACAGATGAAGAGGAGACTAGGTTGGTTTGCCAAGAATGGCTTTGACTCTCTGTCCCTGTAGTTCAAACTCTTGACACCATGATTACCTGTGCGGATCTGACCTTTAGGATGAATAGCCCTCTCTGGGTTTCAGCCTTCTAATTTATAAACAAGGACGGCTATTTAGACATGGCTTGATGGAGAATTTAGAGGATGGTCAAGAGTATTTAGAAAAATACCAACATGGAGGGTGCTTTATTATGGTGTTTCATAACACAGGCTCTGAAATCTGACCTTGGTTGGATTTCCAGCTTtgcatgtgaccttgggcaaggaatGTATCCTTCTATTTGCCCATTAATTAAGTGAgaataataatatgtatttctagagattgtcataatgTCATCGCTCCATTTTGGTAATTATTTAACATAAACATGATTTCTGAGCCTAACAGACAGACATTTCCCTGGGTTTGCTTGATGGCAAGCCACCTCTACATACAAGGTCACTCAGAGGTTTTAAAGGCTAAACTGTTGGCATCGCTAATTGCATTGTTGGTTTACTGTTCTGTTTAGTACACCAGATGCTTAATATTTCAAAGTGGTTCCTTCAACAATTTCCTAAGTGTACCTGTTGGGATAAGGTCCAGCTGCATGTGATAAATGTCTTATAAAAATAGAGATTTATTTACCTTTTATGTAAAAGAAGTCTGGAGGTAGCAGTCCAGGCTGGTAGAGGATGCCATGGTATCAGCGACTTACGTTCCTTCTATCATTTGGCTTCCGTCTCAAGGTTACTGCGTGGTCCACaatggctgctggagctccagtCACTCATTCGCTTTCCATGCAGGAAAAAGAATAACAGGTCAGAAGATCTCACTCCCTCTCTATTAAGGACCTTCTAGAAGTGTAATTCAACCTTTCCACTTGTTTCTCATTGGTCAACATCTGGTTACTTGGTCACATCCAGCTGCCAGAAAGGCTAGGAAGACTTACCTTTCTAGCTATGAGCATGGCTTTCCCAACTAAATTCAGGATTCAGTTACGGAGAAGGGGGAGAATGGACGTTGAGTTATGAGATGGTCTGCTTACAATCTGCCACACCAGGTCCTCAAAACACAAAAGCCCGGGATAGAGCTGATTTGAAAGAGATTGAAAGATATTTACAGTTAGTGTGACACAGGAGGAGTCTGGACCTTTGGTCCAAGGAGGACTGGACAGCTACAGCCTTCCCAGCTTCCCATGGGTATCTCCAAAACAGaaggatgaaagaagaaaaatcggACAAGGAAAGGGGAAAGTGAGGTATTCCTGCAGACAAGTCTCTTTCCCTGGCACAGAAACACACTTCTGCATTTACATGTTTACCTAATTTTACATTTTAGGACGGCTACAGAGAGTTCaccatgattaaaaactctcgacttttaaagattctttatatatatttagaaaattctttatataaagaatataaagattCTTTATATGTGAATAACTGCTTCAAAAAGGTTAACAGAATTTCATGTGTTTTGTTAAAAGCAGCCCTGGCCCCAATATCCAGGCTCCACTAAAGGACATCAGGGCAAATGTCAGAATCTTTAGGTTGAGAAGAAATTCCAGATTTTAGCTTTTTCCCCACAGCTTGTCTAGCAGCTGAGAATCCTGCTCTGTGCAATGTCTTCTTTCTGCAACCTGGTCCCACCCCTTATCAAAAGTGGTGCTGCTGGTAGTGCTGCTTTTCAAACATTCTGGACAGTCTGACAGCATAGATGCACTCTGAATGTAAGGCACTGGCTGTGATTAGAAGTGGACATCACAATCCAGAaaggaggagatatatgtatacgtatagctgattcattttgctgtaccatgtaaactaacacaatattgtacaccaactatactccaattaaatagatatatagagagagagatagatagatagatattaagAAGTGGACATCACAGTCTCCTTGATCTTAGCAAACTGCATTGCATGGCTATTTACCATGTTAAATCTTGATTTTGATATAAGATTATTTCTATATCACATGTAGTTTTCTTGAGCTAGGAAGTTACATTTCACTTTTTACTGATAGTTGAACTATCATATAAATATGACATTAGACGTTTTTCCCTGGTTTCCAAGGCACATGGTAGCATATTGTTATAACTGTCAAAGCAGATCTGCAAGGGATTAAAGAGGCTTTCAGGTTCTTAGCACACACCCATTTGTCCATGTTCAGTAACTTTTAGCCAGTCaccattttcctctttctgtcttcctctgcCCTGACCCTAAGGGCAAGAttacctcttctcttcttctttttttctttaaattgaggtgtagttgatgtacagtattatataagtttcatttgtacagcatagtgatttttaaaggttatactccatttgtagttattataagatattggctgtattccctgtgttgtgcaTTAcctccttgtagcttatttatttcatacgtAGTAGTCTGTATCTCTTGATCCCCAAGGCCTACCTTGCCCGCCTGTCCCCCACCCATTCTCATCTTAACTCTTCATCAGCATCTCCCAGCAGGAGGCCTTAGGAAGACGGAAGGAAGCACCAGATGCAAGTACATGAGTACAGATCTGACTTCCTTAGTTTTGTCCTCTGTGTGCAGTCACAGGAATGTGGCCTCTGCTCTTGAACTTGGACTTTATTCTTCATCAAGGGGACTCCTATTTGTACAATGAGTCTTTCGATGAAAATGTGGAAATTCttgctttctgtttattttttcttctagagTAAACCTCATTCCTTTTAAAACGTGCTATTTTAGAGCTGGTGATAATTAAACAGAGACAagctgacatttatttttcacggTAAACGCTTTCTCTGTTAACTTACAGAAATAAGttgctcatttatttatgtactaAATTTATAAGTTCCTCCAATGTATTAGGTTATAGTAGACGTATAACAGGCTGACTTTTGAAGCACTCTCAGCCACTCTAAGAAACAACATGCTGGGCAAATCTATTAAATATGCTTGGAGTTGAccattagcaatttttttttcaactaaaGTGATTATAATAAACAAGCACCTTTTGCCTAGATCTAGGATGGTGTGCGGCACAGGTGAGACTCAGtacattatttgttgaatgaaagactAAAAGCTTTTCACATGTAGTGGAGGAGACATCATGCAGCTGGTTAAGATTCCGAATGCTAACTGTGAGATTGGAATATGTTGTGATAAACGTATAAATGCAGGGCTGTGGAAGCACAGTCTAGATGAATACgagagaaaagaaattacatGTATTAGTCACGCGTTTCACTCCGGCGGCCCTGCTCCATTTGAATAAGGAGGCTGCCTGGTGGTCTGTGGTAAGATGGGCACAGAGTGGAATTGAGTAGCCTGTGGAGGTTTGGTCTCCATCACGAGGTCATGTTACCCCAAGGAGCTTACTCCCAAACTGAGACAACAACCTTAAGAAAACCAGTGTTTGGGGCCAAGCAGTGGGAAACTTGGCTCACCACATTTTTCAGTCATCTTGAACTCAATCTTTCAAATCCTggaggggaaagaaggaaagggtgtGTATTTGTGACATGAGACTCAGATGTCACTTTTCTCTTGGCGCCTCATGGTAGAAAAATACATGGGGGTTGGCTCCACGATTAACCCCTGCAGCCATGCGTGGCAGCCTCCAGGTCTTCGGAGATTCTGACCACACAGCATGGGCCGGGCACTCACACTCGTGCCCCTCTTCAACCCTAATCAACCTGGGGTGGAATCAGCCTGTGCCTCTTGTATGACCTTGGGTTTAAGTTTCTTAACTTTCctgagcctgagtttcctcaactgtaaaatggggatcctTCCTACATCCCAAGTGGAAGGCAGACATTCTCAAATTTCAGGGTGCTTGTTTTATAAAAGCAGGTTTCTGGGTCTCAGCTCTTAGAGGCTTGGATTCAGCAGGTCTTGGGTGGGGCCCCAGCATTTGCATAGTTGTTGTGGGTGTTTCTCCAGCCACAGTTGGAGAAACTCTGAGACTAGAGCAGGACTTGCCACACCTTTCTGATCTTGCACCAGTTATCAGTAACAAATGTCACACTCCTACCCCTAATAGAAGTATGTTTACAAATAAATGTACCGGTCCTCTTGTACTATGTCATATACTTTGTAGAGCAGTATTAACATAACAGATATCAATCCgggttttaatattttcttcccatacCCCTGGGTTATGTGAAACCTACTTTGAAAACCACCGATTTAGAAGCTCAGATGAACTATCTATAAAAGCACTCTAAATAGACAAAACCAGACTAAGATTTTCGACAAGATACATGGCCTATATATGCATGTGAGCCATACACTTAGAATACAAGCAAACGTGAAAATACCTCCCCAATACCACTCATCGCTACCGTTCACCCTCATCTCACACTTTGAGCTTGATTTTTTACGAGACTTCTGTATTTTCGGCTTTTAAGCATTTTGGAATAGTTAATACAAAACAAGGGTAAACTATGACCCAGAGAGCAGAAGGTAGACAAAGAATTTTACTCATTTCCCTTATCAAATCTACACATTCCCAATTCACATAAGTGAGACAGTTGGAGGACAGGCTGATTAGAATATTTGTTTAGTGGGGCTCTTGCTGTTTTGAAAACAAAGCCATAAAGTTTTCTCTTGACATCCGTTACCAACCTTAGAAGAAAATCccacaaaaataatttcatttccagGTTCTACTCATCCTTTTTCATTCTCCAAAGTAGCTCCAAAGCTATCAAGATTGGTACATATCAACTTCGGTCCTCGTATAAACAAGGGAAGATTTTTACAGGCCAAGGAGAGTTGCTGGTCTCTTCTCATGAACTAATGTGCTCTCCCTGTCTTAAATGTTCATGCCTAGAACAGAATCAAAAGTTTTGAATTACCCATTTATGAAGCCATGTGATCGTAGGCTCTAAGATTTTCATGATGTCAGCCATTGTCCAGGAGACAAACCAAGAACTGTACagtatttaaattaaaagttcatagagatggacttccctggtggctcagtggttaagaatccacctgccaatgcaggggacacgggttcgagccctggtctgggaagatcccacatgctatggagcaattaagtccgtgcaccacaactactgagcctgcgttctagagcccgtgagccacaactactgaagcccacacccctagagcccattctctgcaacaagagaagccaccacaatgagaagcccgcacaccgcaacgaagagtagcccccgctcgccacagctagagaaagcccacatgcagcaacgaagacccaatgcagccagaaataaattaaataaattaattttaaaaaaagaaatagactaaaattattttttaaaatttatagagaaaaattttataaCAAGAAAAACATATCTGCAGACACTTTCAAAATAATTTGCCAAACAATACAGTTATTGATATAGAAATTTTATTCAGTAATAACTAGTGAGAGACAGcaagttacttttttttgttgtttttttgggggttttttttgcggtacgcgggcctctcactgttgtggcctctcctattgcggagcacaggctccggacacacaggctcagcggccatggctcacgggcccagccgctccgcggcatgtgggatcttcccggaccggggcaccaacccacatcccctgcatcggcaggcggactctcaaccactgcgccaccagggaagccctgtttttgttttttttttataggtgCAAA from Pseudorca crassidens isolate mPseCra1 chromosome 4, mPseCra1.hap1, whole genome shotgun sequence includes the following:
- the C4H4orf19 gene encoding uncharacterized protein C4orf19 homolog, encoding MGCRCCKMLQSYLLDPVQVPSPGYVNEVNSCKLDEDDAVKLKGKQSREVLVHKDDPPSESSKRTTSRYQTAALQEPCGPPQGPLLPGDTAGGPCAEKTGGAVNGLGPAAALQLAGDPGCPQGDRGSWASATNKGHTTRPFLGGGSARQPDCVLLASGETRVIGNGDSSASCAAGHPAWEIPDHVLQIPAPDYPQLWGSADDDDADHVDREEKDCLFKSHTEEEPGQGAPPGAGERGLNMPFSVKRSWDSLNEAVATEVLSVYFKEEDPAQDVPVVDSRNGWEETQGSPGDASGETADEDAEVAEALAALEAATAGEDVDEAE